GGGACAACCAACGCGAAGCAGGCCAAGGTTGTTTCGGAGATCAAGCTGGCCGCAGGGCGGGCGACGCGAATTCTGAACGATCTGCTCGATCTCACACGCTCGTCCTTCGGCACTCAAATCCCCGTTACAAAGACCGAGAACGACGTTGCGGCTCTGTGCCAGGAAATCGCAGATGAGTTTCGCGCCGTCAACGCAGATCGAAAACTTCAGGTCGCGACGAAGGGCGATCCGTTGGTTTCCTGCGACCGCGCCCGCCTGGGACAGGTGCTGTCCAATCTGATGGGCAACGCGGTCCATTATGGCGACGTAGCGACGCCCATCACAGTGACCGTCGCAGGTAACGATCCCGATGCTGTGACCATCAACGTGCACAATCTCGGCTCCTCAATCCCGCTTGAAGCGCAAAAATCAATCTTCCAATCCTGGACGCGAGGCCACGATGACGGAAGTCCGCCGGAGCACAGTACCCACCTCGGCCTCGGCCTCTACATCGCAAAATTGATCGTCGAAGCCCATGGCGGCGAGATCTCTGTGGCATCCAACGAAGAAACAGGCACGTGCTTTTCGATCCGACTGCCTCGCAGGTGACGGTCATGCTCTGAGTGGAAGGGGCGGCGTCGACGCGCTCACCCTGCGGCGATGGGCGGGCAGGGTCGCCAGACGCACATTGCCGACGGGGCGACTTCCACGCTCATTCGGCGGGTGGCGGCGCCTCATGGTGAACCCTCGGAAACCGTCAGCCGCATTGTCGATGCAAAGATTGCTCAGAAACAATCGGCCATTCGGAACGTCGGCTGCTGCCATCGCTTAAAGCCGTGACTGCGGATGTCCCGACCGGGTGGCGTCTCCTGCATTAGAAAGGGCTGATATGCCAGAGC
This genomic stretch from Bradyrhizobium daqingense harbors:
- a CDS encoding sensor histidine kinase, producing the protein MSNSTERPKYERLADFIRRNQAPIVKEWTEFARTLSPASDRMTKLALEDHIFDLLRFVADDLETAQTPRERFDKSRGDGPKDSPFSQSAAELHAALRLADGFNIDQMISEYRALRASVVKQWVAHHRSLADTDIEDLTRFNEAIDQAVTESVAHYTKTINDSRNLFLGVLGHDLRNPLGAVSMGAQWMERSGTTNAKQAKVVSEIKLAAGRATRILNDLLDLTRSSFGTQIPVTKTENDVAALCQEIADEFRAVNADRKLQVATKGDPLVSCDRARLGQVLSNLMGNAVHYGDVATPITVTVAGNDPDAVTINVHNLGSSIPLEAQKSIFQSWTRGHDDGSPPEHSTHLGLGLYIAKLIVEAHGGEISVASNEETGTCFSIRLPRR